The Capsicum annuum cultivar UCD-10X-F1 unplaced genomic scaffold, UCD10Xv1.1 ctg61593, whole genome shotgun sequence DNA window ATGCTGATTAATACCACTAGAACTATCGAGTCCAAATACATAGATATTCTCTCTGAATTGAACAGTTGGAAAGTTTTTCCAGTTGGTCCACCTGTCCAAGATCCGATCACTAGCGACGTTGATGAAGTGGAGCTCATTGATTGGCTAGGAACGAAAGATGAGAATTCAACCGTTTTTATCTCCTTTGGGAGTGAGTATTTCTTGTCGAAAGAAGACATGGAGGAAATAGCTTTCGGGTTGGAGCTAAGTAATGTTAATTTCATATGGGTCGCAAGATTCCCAAAGGGGGAGGAGAAAAATCTTGAAGACACTTTACCAAAAGGTTTTCTTGAAAGAATTGGAGACAGGGGAAGAGTTTTGGACAAATTTGCACCACAATCAAGAATTCTAAATCATCCAAGTACCGGAGGATTTATAAGTCATTGTGGTTGGAATTCAGTAATGGAAAGTATAGATTTTGGGGTTCCTATAATAGCGATGCCTATACATCTTGATCAGCCAATGAATGCCAGGTTGGTAGTAGAATTGGGAGTTGCGGTGGAAATTGTTAGAGATGATGATGGCAAAATTCATAGAGGAGAAATTGCCGGAACTCTTAAAGATGTCATAACAGGGAAAACCGGGGAAAATTTGAGGGCCAAAGCGAGAGATATCAGCAAGAACTTGAAATCTGTAAAAGGTGAAGAGATGGACGTTGTTACTGAAGAGCTAATCCGATTTTGTAAGAACAGTACTAAGTTGAACtaatgtcatatgttgcaattcAATTAGCATAATTATATTGTCTGTGAGGTGTTTTTGGTTTTGGTTGATCTTCAAAATATGTCAGACGTTTGagataatgagaaaaaaataggaTGCAACCTATAAATTGATCCAAAAAATTGACATTCTCAAATATGACTTTGTTTAGCTTTTAATATGAATTCTCAATTCCAAATCATTTGTTTCTTATAGTGTTTAATTATCTCCCTTCAGTTCTTGAGTAGGGAAaatgttattttaataaatttgagcCTACCACATTTTAATTTGATGTCGGAAAATGTTGTGTTGATATATTTGAGCCTCCCAGAAAAGTATCTAAATACAAGTCTTATCACTACTTCAGTATGTGTCCAGTGAGCTTTGTCTCACTGCTTATACAAACTCCCAATCCAAATGCTACTAACCATAACAAAGTTGATAACCATCACTTTATAACAGCCATGACTGCACTACATCCCTTGCAACTTTTGGTGCTCTAATATTACAAGAATAGGGAATTTTCCTAGTTAATCTACGGTAATCGATAGCATGTTCTTCAA harbors:
- the LOC107855676 gene encoding beta-D-glucosyl crocetin beta-1,6-glucosyltransferase; the encoded protein is MATQVTVCGSTLRVLMFPFLAHGHITPFLNVAKKLADRGFLIYLCSTPVNLKSIINKIPEKYSESIQLVELHLPELPELPPHYHTTNGLPLHLNHILHKALKMSKPNFAKILQNLKPDLVIYDILQQWTEDVVNEQNIPAVKFLTFGAAVISYFSHLIRKPGVKFPFPAIYLRKIEQVKVSEMMAKSAKDKQPDDVNPFADGKAQTMLINTTRTIESKYIDILSELNSWKVFPVGPPVQDPITSDVDEVELIDWLGTKDENSTVFISFGSEYFLSKEDMEEIAFGLELSNVNFIWVARFPKGEEKNLEDTLPKGFLERIGDRGRVLDKFAPQSRILNHPSTGGFISHCGWNSVMESIDFGVPIIAMPIHLDQPMNARLVVELGVAVEIVRDDDGKIHRGEIAGTLKDVITGKTGENLRAKARDISKNLKSVKGEEMDVVTEELIRFCKNSTKLN